One Fontisphaera persica DNA window includes the following coding sequences:
- the thiH gene encoding 2-iminoacetate synthase ThiH: protein MSFVETFRTVPMEILTGIAQGASSARVQAALNARRLTLEDFAALISPAAGDLYLENMAQRSARLTQQRFGKVIRLFAPLYLSNECINNCLYCGFSRDNPILRVTLSLEEVCRETEALLAQGFRNLLLVAGEHPKFIPVDYLETCVREVHARTPSVSLEVGPLDVEDYRRMVAAGADGLVVYQETYNRQVYQEMHVSGPKRDFDYRLATPERAYAAGFRRLGIGPLYGLADWRYEAIAAAAHALYLLKHCWKAFLTISFPRLRPCAGEFQPRTQMKDRDLVQLICAFRLLLPDVGLVLSTRESPALRNGVLPLGITLISAGSHTEPGGYTGAGRDKLHLTERGRIRELAAGASEWAGAGSGATGQFQIADERSAEEVAEFIRRLGYEPVWKDWDAALTA from the coding sequence ATGAGTTTTGTTGAAACATTTCGGACGGTGCCCATGGAAATCCTGACCGGGATTGCCCAAGGGGCCTCCAGTGCACGAGTCCAGGCAGCCCTCAACGCCCGGCGCCTGACCCTTGAAGATTTCGCCGCACTGATTTCGCCTGCTGCGGGTGACCTCTATCTGGAAAATATGGCCCAGCGCTCAGCGCGGCTGACGCAACAGCGTTTTGGCAAGGTCATCCGCCTCTTCGCGCCCCTCTACCTGTCCAACGAATGCATCAATAATTGTTTGTACTGCGGGTTTTCCCGCGACAACCCCATCCTGCGGGTAACCCTCAGCCTGGAAGAAGTGTGCCGCGAAACGGAGGCGCTCCTAGCGCAAGGTTTTCGCAATCTCCTCCTCGTGGCCGGTGAGCATCCCAAATTCATCCCCGTGGATTACCTGGAAACCTGCGTCCGCGAGGTCCACGCCCGCACCCCTAGTGTGTCATTGGAGGTGGGCCCGCTCGACGTCGAGGATTATCGCCGGATGGTGGCGGCGGGCGCCGATGGTCTGGTGGTCTATCAGGAAACCTACAACCGCCAAGTGTACCAAGAAATGCATGTCAGCGGCCCCAAGCGGGATTTTGATTACCGCCTGGCCACGCCGGAACGCGCCTATGCCGCCGGTTTTCGCCGCCTGGGTATCGGGCCGCTCTACGGCCTGGCCGACTGGCGCTACGAAGCCATCGCCGCCGCAGCCCATGCGCTTTATTTACTGAAACATTGCTGGAAGGCCTTCCTCACCATCTCCTTCCCGCGCCTCCGCCCGTGCGCCGGCGAATTTCAACCGCGCACGCAAATGAAAGACCGGGACCTGGTGCAACTCATCTGCGCCTTCCGCCTGTTGCTGCCGGATGTCGGGCTGGTCCTCTCCACCCGCGAATCCCCGGCCCTCCGCAATGGAGTTCTCCCCTTGGGCATCACCCTTATCAGCGCGGGCAGCCACACCGAACCCGGCGGCTACACCGGCGCCGGACGCGACAAACTCCACCTCACCGAGCGCGGCCGCATCCGCGAGCTGGCGGCCGGCGCCAGCGAGTGGGCCGGCGCAGGCTCCGGCGCCACCGGCCAATTCCAGATTGCCGATGAACGCTCCGCCGAGGAAGTAGCCGAGTTCATCCGCCGCCTGGGCTACGAGCCGGTGTGGAAAGACTGGGACGCCGCGCTAACCGCTTGA
- a CDS encoding type III PLP-dependent enzyme has translation MINEGILQEIARQHGTPVIVVDHDIIRQNYARFKSHLPKVQAYYAVKANSAPEIVRTLFQEGASFDVASLAEFMLVYDNIRHWPADKQQDFIWDKIIYANPIKAKDTLKALNPYKPLVTFDNLAELQKIKTYAPQAGVVVRLRVPNTGSMVELSSKFGCDSGEAVDLIEAAHRLGLVVEGLSFHVGSQCTNFLNFVQALEMAAAVMKESRSRGYELKILDIGGGFPAAYHKHVKPFEELAQRINAEIDRLFSPELQIIAEPGRFLVATAATSIATIVGKAVRDGKTCYYIDDSVYHTFSGIIFDHCQYHLKAFKKGEPEICAVFGQTCDGLDCISQSELLPPLELDDWVYAENVGAYTNASATHFNGFAPARLVHLNYHPDGGQRPAMP, from the coding sequence ATGATTAACGAAGGCATTTTGCAGGAGATTGCCCGGCAGCATGGGACGCCGGTGATTGTGGTGGATCATGACATCATCCGCCAGAATTATGCCCGTTTCAAAAGTCATCTGCCGAAGGTCCAGGCCTATTATGCCGTGAAGGCCAATTCGGCGCCGGAAATTGTGCGCACGCTGTTTCAGGAGGGGGCGAGTTTTGATGTGGCCTCGCTGGCGGAGTTCATGCTGGTGTATGACAACATCCGGCATTGGCCGGCGGACAAGCAGCAGGATTTCATCTGGGATAAAATCATTTATGCCAATCCCATCAAAGCCAAGGACACGCTGAAGGCGTTAAACCCCTACAAGCCGCTGGTGACTTTTGACAACCTGGCCGAACTGCAGAAGATCAAAACGTATGCGCCGCAAGCCGGGGTGGTGGTGCGGCTGCGCGTCCCCAACACGGGTTCCATGGTGGAGCTGTCCAGCAAGTTTGGCTGCGATTCCGGCGAAGCGGTGGATTTGATTGAGGCGGCGCATCGGCTGGGGCTGGTGGTGGAGGGGTTGAGTTTCCACGTGGGCAGTCAGTGCACGAATTTTTTGAACTTTGTGCAGGCGCTGGAAATGGCGGCGGCGGTGATGAAGGAAAGCCGTTCGCGGGGATACGAGTTGAAGATTCTGGACATTGGCGGCGGTTTTCCGGCGGCGTACCACAAGCATGTGAAGCCTTTCGAGGAACTGGCGCAGCGCATCAACGCGGAGATTGACCGGCTCTTTTCCCCGGAGTTGCAAATCATTGCCGAGCCGGGACGTTTTCTGGTGGCCACGGCGGCCACGAGCATCGCCACCATTGTGGGGAAGGCGGTGCGCGATGGCAAAACATGCTACTACATAGATGACAGTGTTTATCACACGTTTTCCGGGATTATTTTCGACCATTGCCAGTATCACCTAAAGGCGTTCAAGAAGGGGGAGCCGGAGATTTGCGCGGTGTTTGGACAGACGTGTGACGGGTTGGACTGTATCAGCCAGTCGGAGCTGCTGCCGCCGCTGGAGCTGGATGACTGGGTGTATGCTGAGAATGTGGGGGCCTACACCAATGCTTCCGCCACGCACTTCAACGGTTTTGCGCCGGCGCGGCTGGTGCACTTGAATTATCACCCGGACGGGGGGCAAAGGCCTGCCATGCCTTGA
- a CDS encoding glycosyl hydrolase family 28-related protein: protein MAKKISAAWATARRVFVHGWLAGAVALGTAAQAGMTITRLEGPPVGPKVFLAVTNYNTSGNTSIRHTPREGRNLKYDAVLQKHYFTRDRDLGQTFRMGPRALRVEALTLRTGFGTNPFRPGAAGAELYVQWLEVEGQPRINHHGTTSVPPGTVWQTYDPKDPITDDYVEGETYRSLRVVRGGRVPDLTPYRANADGAPGNGQFIRLAFTGEDAVVLQPHRTYAFLVGFVAPAPERAMTLANEFRGRYPGGHGIRREGSADTPAFFNPAQATPYTQAMLAGDTNHAAALAAALEKACFPVDFAERVADMTFGTMGMPDVCTYRDLVFYLEGSPVEKGVGLHGVSSESAVPTASVAVAAPLAAEGGLRNAMGRLVFPNDPAVLDVRRDFGAKGDGKADDTEALQRGIEASSNRGGGQGTKVLYLPNGIYRLTSNLVVRAAVGPWVYGETRDGVILRLDDGVPTNITSVLRTHPSDTQPTSADFFMRNFCNFTIDVGRNPHVDGVRWYGNNSSLLKQVRIIGTGSVGVNAGFLGQNGPSLVQDVVVEGSFETGVRCAWSWGQTLSRITVRNARKLGVYVNATAVGIEELVVENTPVALHNEYPNNWTWWGGVVALVGGRFSGGDATQPAITNTSVLYARDVVSRGFKQVLVSTTPGGSREGARLEEYVSHPVKKLFPDSPDTALKLPIQPEPQVPWETNLSRWVCVNDFGAVAGDNKDDTAAFQAAMDAAAKEGKTTVYFRGIGGRDPNWYTLDGEVRVHGSVRHVIGLGFGRIIGGKNGRFIVDETAAPVVKFQHIHAFGGRPAAVENRSTARVLVVESCDLRVVGAGKGDIYVTDCPSGIELNAPGQRLWARQLNPEGDSDTGLVRNRGGRLWALGIKHEGRGVRFLTEQGGATEILGLFNYAPDVATNDFRPMFDIKDAAFSAMGIREISFGKTYPIKVRETRGEVVRTEKGGGWIGWAMFSGRNGAAARP, encoded by the coding sequence ATGGCTAAAAAAATCTCCGCCGCGTGGGCCACGGCTCGCCGGGTATTTGTTCACGGTTGGCTGGCCGGCGCGGTGGCGCTGGGAACTGCGGCGCAGGCGGGCATGACCATCACGCGGCTGGAGGGGCCGCCGGTGGGGCCAAAGGTTTTTCTGGCGGTCACAAATTACAACACCAGCGGAAATACCTCCATCCGCCACACTCCGCGCGAGGGGCGCAATTTGAAATATGATGCGGTGCTGCAAAAGCATTACTTCACCCGGGACCGCGATTTAGGGCAGACCTTTCGCATGGGGCCGCGGGCCCTGCGGGTGGAGGCGCTGACGTTGCGGACGGGTTTTGGCACAAATCCCTTCCGTCCGGGCGCGGCGGGGGCGGAATTGTATGTGCAATGGTTGGAAGTGGAGGGGCAGCCCAGGATAAACCATCACGGGACGACGAGCGTTCCCCCGGGGACGGTTTGGCAAACTTACGATCCGAAGGATCCGATTACGGACGATTACGTGGAAGGGGAGACATATCGTAGCCTGCGGGTGGTGCGTGGGGGGCGGGTGCCGGATTTGACGCCCTACCGGGCGAATGCGGATGGAGCGCCGGGCAATGGCCAGTTCATTCGATTGGCGTTTACGGGCGAGGACGCGGTGGTTTTGCAGCCGCATCGCACCTATGCCTTTCTGGTGGGATTTGTGGCGCCTGCACCAGAGCGGGCAATGACTTTGGCGAATGAATTTCGGGGTCGCTACCCCGGCGGTCATGGGATACGGCGTGAAGGGAGCGCGGATACGCCGGCCTTTTTCAATCCGGCGCAGGCGACGCCCTACACGCAGGCGATGCTGGCGGGGGACACCAACCATGCGGCGGCCCTGGCTGCAGCGTTGGAGAAGGCTTGTTTCCCGGTGGATTTCGCGGAGCGGGTGGCCGACATGACCTTTGGCACCATGGGGATGCCCGATGTCTGCACTTACCGCGATTTGGTGTTTTATTTGGAGGGCAGCCCGGTGGAGAAGGGTGTGGGTCTGCATGGTGTTTCCAGTGAGTCTGCCGTGCCGACGGCCAGTGTGGCCGTTGCCGCGCCGTTGGCGGCAGAGGGTGGGTTGCGGAATGCAATGGGGCGGCTGGTTTTTCCCAATGACCCGGCGGTGCTGGATGTGCGGCGCGACTTTGGGGCCAAGGGCGATGGGAAGGCGGATGACACAGAGGCGTTGCAACGGGGGATTGAGGCCAGCTCCAATCGTGGCGGGGGTCAGGGGACGAAGGTGCTGTACCTCCCGAATGGCATCTATCGGTTGACGAGCAACCTGGTGGTGCGCGCTGCGGTGGGACCTTGGGTGTACGGCGAGACGCGCGATGGTGTGATTTTGCGGCTGGATGACGGGGTCCCCACCAATATTACCTCCGTCCTGCGCACGCATCCCAGTGATACGCAACCCACCTCCGCAGACTTTTTCATGCGCAACTTCTGCAATTTCACGATTGATGTGGGGCGCAATCCACATGTGGACGGTGTGCGGTGGTACGGCAACAACAGCAGCCTGCTCAAGCAGGTGCGGATTATCGGCACCGGCAGCGTGGGGGTGAATGCGGGATTTCTGGGGCAAAACGGCCCCAGTCTGGTGCAGGACGTGGTGGTGGAGGGGTCTTTTGAGACGGGGGTGCGGTGTGCGTGGAGCTGGGGGCAAACCCTGTCGCGCATCACGGTGCGCAACGCGCGCAAGCTCGGGGTGTATGTCAATGCCACGGCGGTGGGCATCGAGGAGCTGGTGGTGGAGAACACGCCGGTGGCACTGCATAATGAATATCCCAACAACTGGACCTGGTGGGGTGGCGTGGTGGCGCTGGTGGGGGGACGCTTCAGCGGCGGCGATGCCACGCAGCCGGCCATCACCAACACGAGTGTCCTTTATGCGCGCGATGTGGTCAGCCGGGGCTTCAAGCAAGTGCTCGTCAGTACGACGCCCGGCGGCAGTCGCGAGGGGGCGAGGTTGGAAGAATACGTTTCGCACCCGGTGAAGAAATTGTTCCCCGACTCGCCGGACACCGCGCTCAAGCTGCCCATCCAGCCGGAGCCGCAGGTGCCATGGGAAACCAATCTCAGCCGGTGGGTGTGCGTCAATGATTTTGGCGCGGTGGCGGGTGATAACAAGGACGATACCGCCGCCTTTCAGGCCGCCATGGATGCGGCGGCCAAAGAAGGGAAAACGACCGTGTACTTCCGGGGCATTGGCGGGCGGGACCCCAACTGGTACACACTGGACGGCGAGGTGCGCGTGCATGGCTCGGTGCGGCACGTGATTGGGCTGGGTTTCGGGCGCATCATTGGGGGCAAGAATGGCCGGTTTATTGTGGATGAAACGGCGGCGCCGGTGGTTAAGTTTCAGCATATCCACGCCTTTGGCGGGCGTCCGGCGGCGGTGGAGAACCGTTCCACGGCGCGGGTGCTGGTGGTGGAGAGCTGTGATTTGAGGGTGGTGGGGGCGGGGAAAGGGGACATTTATGTGACCGATTGCCCGTCCGGCATTGAGTTGAATGCGCCCGGTCAGCGGTTATGGGCGCGGCAGCTTAATCCGGAGGGGGACAGCGACACGGGTTTGGTGCGGAATCGTGGAGGCCGGTTGTGGGCGCTGGGGATTAAGCACGAGGGGCGGGGAGTGCGATTTTTAACGGAGCAGGGCGGGGCGACGGAGATTCTGGGTTTGTTCAATTACGCGCCGGATGTAGCCACCAATGATTTTCGCCCAATGTTTGACATCAAGGACGCTGCTTTCAGCGCGATGGGCATACGGGAGATTTCCTTTGGCAAAACTTACCCCATCAAGGTGCGAGAAACGCGGGGAGAAGTGGTGCGGACGGAAAAAGGCGGGGGCTGGATAGGGTGGGCTATGTTCAGCGGGCGGAATGGCGCTGCGGCGCGGCCCTAG
- a CDS encoding phytoene desaturase family protein produces the protein MARTIVIIGAGPGGLTAGMLLARKGFKVEIFEKGQVVGGRNAPLKLDGFTFDTGPTFLMMTRVLEEVFAECGRKLSDYLQLIPIDPFYRLRFDGRTDFFPTMNPERMVAEIERLFPGDGANYLRYREREGKKLDLVYPCLQHPYMRWWDFLNSNFIKAIPRLDAFASVYDRLRTYFKHEHMRIAMTFQAKYLGMSPWQCPATFTILSLIEHKYGIYHPRGGLNAISLAMAKCIQEDGGRIHLEQPVKEILVENRRAVGVQLASGDKVAADAVIINPDFAWAMSNLVRPEHRRKYTDERLARMEYSCSTFMLYLGLDKLYDIPHHNIIFAQDYEKNVRDIVQNGRLSEDPSFYLQNASKVDPTLAPPGQSTLYVLAPVPNRQAPIDWEKEKPRFRELILRQIETKTELKDIRQHIVAEKVISPLEWQQDYHIYRGATFNLSHKLGQMLIFRPHNAFEEFDACYLVGGGTHPGSGLPTIYQSGRIAASLIGRRWGQEV, from the coding sequence ATGGCTCGAACCATCGTGATTATCGGCGCCGGACCTGGCGGATTGACCGCCGGCATGTTGCTGGCCCGCAAGGGCTTCAAGGTGGAGATTTTTGAAAAGGGCCAGGTGGTGGGCGGCCGCAACGCGCCTTTGAAGCTGGATGGGTTCACTTTTGACACCGGCCCCACCTTTCTCATGATGACGCGGGTGCTGGAGGAAGTCTTTGCGGAGTGCGGCCGGAAATTGAGTGATTATCTGCAATTAATCCCGATTGATCCCTTCTACCGGCTGCGTTTTGACGGGCGCACGGATTTTTTCCCGACCATGAACCCGGAGCGGATGGTGGCGGAAATCGAGCGGCTGTTTCCGGGGGACGGGGCGAACTACCTGCGCTACCGGGAGCGGGAGGGGAAGAAGCTGGATTTGGTTTATCCTTGTTTGCAGCATCCTTACATGCGTTGGTGGGATTTTTTGAATTCCAATTTCATCAAGGCCATTCCGCGGCTGGATGCGTTTGCGTCGGTGTATGACCGCTTGCGCACTTATTTCAAGCATGAGCACATGCGCATCGCGATGACCTTTCAGGCGAAGTACTTGGGGATGTCGCCCTGGCAATGCCCGGCCACCTTCACCATTCTTTCCCTCATCGAGCATAAATATGGCATTTACCACCCAAGGGGCGGCCTGAATGCCATTTCTTTGGCCATGGCCAAATGCATCCAGGAAGACGGCGGGCGCATTCATTTGGAGCAGCCCGTCAAGGAAATCCTGGTGGAAAACCGTCGGGCAGTGGGAGTGCAACTGGCTTCGGGGGACAAGGTGGCGGCGGATGCCGTCATCATCAATCCTGATTTCGCGTGGGCCATGTCCAACCTGGTGCGGCCGGAGCATCGCCGCAAATACACGGATGAGCGTCTGGCACGAATGGAATACTCATGCTCCACCTTTATGTTGTACCTGGGGCTGGACAAGCTTTACGACATCCCCCACCACAACATCATCTTCGCCCAGGACTACGAGAAGAACGTGCGGGACATCGTGCAGAACGGGCGGCTTTCGGAAGACCCCTCGTTTTACCTGCAAAACGCCAGCAAGGTGGACCCCACGCTGGCGCCGCCTGGCCAGTCCACCCTTTATGTGCTGGCGCCGGTGCCCAACCGGCAGGCGCCGATTGATTGGGAAAAGGAGAAGCCGCGTTTCCGCGAGCTGATTCTGCGCCAAATCGAGACCAAGACCGAGCTGAAGGATATCCGCCAGCATATCGTGGCGGAAAAGGTGATTTCGCCGCTGGAGTGGCAGCAGGATTATCATATTTATCGCGGCGCCACTTTCAACCTCAGCCACAAGTTGGGGCAGATGCTAATTTTCCGTCCGCACAATGCCTTTGAAGAATTTGACGCGTGTTATCTGGTGGGCGGGGGCACGCATCCGGGCAGCGGGCTGCCCACGATTTATCAATCGGGCCGGATTGCGGCGAGTTTGATTGGTCGGCGATGGGGCCAAGAAGTGTAA
- a CDS encoding ABC1 kinase family protein, giving the protein MNWLSFIALMRDIYGPKLPDLERLQARGLLAVKIGQTFALRIDFLGEDKCRHLAQLYRRTTPIPAEDLETLMNRYCPAGWREHFSSIERRPLAAASVGQVHRAILRDGQEVVVKVIKGDFKERFTADVRRLKQLMRLATWAYPKLQRVADPVGILEHIEEYTLAELDLRNEAGHARVLRELQEQHQHWPMLAPLRFPRIYEELSGEHVLVTEYLHGRTFDELLEQGRLPYEELLKLFLIHGAYMFGLGVFHGDLHPGNIFWQDGRIYFVDTGALSQVSDTFRQGLFAFFEALALEDYVAAACAIHRMSRRALPAARWEAYLRQFMDLYRDFSGKTVSQVSLTRQMMRTIQLAVHSGMEFERGMYPIIKSLMYLDGMVLKCNPDAVLMQDMRPHLATFKRHFEGPAGHLNRGRAQPAVLSS; this is encoded by the coding sequence ATGAACTGGCTAAGTTTTATCGCTTTGATGCGTGATATCTACGGTCCCAAGCTTCCCGATTTGGAGCGTCTGCAGGCGCGTGGGCTTCTAGCCGTAAAAATTGGGCAAACTTTTGCCTTGCGCATAGATTTCCTGGGGGAAGACAAGTGCCGGCATTTGGCGCAGCTTTACCGGCGCACGACGCCCATACCTGCCGAGGACTTAGAGACGCTGATGAACCGCTACTGCCCGGCGGGATGGCGCGAGCATTTTTCTTCGATTGAGCGCCGTCCTTTGGCGGCGGCCTCGGTGGGGCAGGTGCATCGGGCTATTTTACGCGACGGGCAGGAGGTGGTGGTGAAGGTCATCAAGGGGGATTTCAAGGAGCGTTTTACAGCGGATGTGCGGCGATTAAAGCAACTGATGCGACTGGCCACCTGGGCTTATCCCAAGTTGCAGCGGGTGGCGGACCCCGTGGGCATCCTGGAGCATATTGAGGAATACACGCTGGCCGAACTGGACTTGCGCAATGAGGCCGGTCATGCCCGTGTGCTGCGCGAACTTCAGGAGCAACATCAGCATTGGCCCATGCTGGCGCCCCTGCGGTTTCCGCGAATTTATGAGGAACTGTCGGGCGAGCATGTGCTGGTGACGGAATACTTGCACGGGCGCACCTTTGACGAGTTATTGGAGCAGGGGCGGCTTCCGTATGAGGAGCTGTTGAAATTGTTTTTGATTCATGGCGCCTACATGTTTGGTCTTGGAGTTTTTCATGGGGATTTGCATCCGGGCAACATCTTCTGGCAGGACGGCCGCATCTACTTTGTGGACACCGGGGCGCTCAGTCAGGTGAGCGACACTTTTCGCCAGGGGCTATTTGCCTTTTTTGAGGCATTGGCCCTGGAGGATTACGTGGCCGCGGCGTGCGCCATTCACCGGATGTCACGGCGCGCCCTGCCGGCCGCGCGGTGGGAGGCGTACTTGCGTCAATTTATGGATTTGTATCGGGATTTTTCGGGCAAGACCGTCAGCCAAGTGAGCTTGACCCGGCAGATGATGCGCACCATTCAACTGGCCGTGCACAGCGGCATGGAATTCGAGCGTGGGATGTATCCCATCATCAAAAGTTTGATGTATCTGGATGGGATGGTCTTGAAATGCAATCCGGATGCGGTTTTAATGCAGGACATGCGCCCGCATTTGGCCACGTTTAAGCGTCATTTTGAAGGGCCGGCAGGCCATCTGAACCGCGGGCGGGCGCAGCCTGCCGTGCTGTCATCCTAA
- a CDS encoding 2-isopropylmalate synthase — protein sequence MKNQRILIFDTTLRDGEQCPGASMNLRQKLEVARQLARLKVDVIEAGFPVISEGDFAAVNAIAKEIKGPMIAGLARCTPKDIDAAGAALKPAGKRARIHVFLATSKIHREFKLGKAQDEILRLAVEGVTRARGYVENVEFSPEDASRTEPEFLIEVCKAVVKAGATTVNIPDTVGWAVPDQFAALIAQLHAAVPEFQSGQAIISVHCHNDLGLAVANSLAAIRAGARQVECTINGIGERAGNASLEEIVMALKTRADFFAGYTVGVNTREIVKTSRLVARMSGLMVQRNKAIVGENAFAHSAGIHQDGILKKRETYEIMDPMEVGWGQTELPLTKHSGRAAVSARLKHLGFKMSDADINSLFQRFKEIGDRKKFVYDEDLIALVEGHIAEVPETWSLEYLHVTTGNATMPTATVRLRKPGAKGKVEQFQDAAIGDGPVDAALKAIDRITKTGGTLMDYNLRAVSQGKDAVGEVTVKVDFGDKKVITGKGASTDIIEASARAYLNAVNRFLCQDSHRQRESSQP from the coding sequence ATGAAAAACCAACGCATTCTCATCTTCGATACCACGCTCCGCGATGGCGAGCAGTGCCCCGGCGCCTCCATGAATTTGCGCCAGAAACTGGAGGTGGCCCGCCAATTGGCGCGGTTGAAAGTGGATGTCATCGAAGCCGGCTTTCCGGTGATCAGCGAGGGGGATTTTGCCGCTGTCAACGCGATAGCCAAAGAAATCAAAGGCCCCATGATAGCCGGCCTCGCTCGTTGCACGCCCAAGGACATTGACGCGGCCGGCGCAGCGCTCAAACCGGCCGGCAAGCGCGCCCGCATTCATGTCTTTCTGGCCACGAGCAAAATCCACCGTGAATTCAAGCTGGGCAAGGCCCAAGATGAGATTCTCCGCCTGGCAGTGGAGGGGGTCACGCGCGCGCGGGGTTATGTGGAAAACGTGGAGTTTTCGCCGGAGGACGCTTCGCGCACGGAGCCGGAATTTTTGATTGAGGTGTGCAAGGCGGTGGTCAAAGCCGGCGCCACCACGGTGAACATTCCGGATACCGTCGGCTGGGCGGTGCCGGACCAATTTGCGGCGTTGATTGCCCAGTTGCATGCGGCGGTGCCGGAGTTTCAATCCGGCCAGGCCATCATCAGCGTGCATTGCCACAACGATTTGGGGCTGGCGGTGGCCAATTCGCTGGCGGCCATTCGCGCCGGGGCGCGGCAGGTGGAGTGCACCATCAACGGCATTGGCGAGCGCGCCGGCAATGCCTCGCTGGAGGAAATTGTCATGGCGCTCAAGACGCGCGCCGACTTCTTTGCGGGTTATACGGTGGGGGTGAACACGCGCGAGATTGTTAAGACGTCCCGCCTGGTGGCCCGCATGAGCGGCCTCATGGTGCAGCGCAACAAGGCGATTGTGGGGGAAAATGCGTTTGCTCATTCGGCGGGGATTCATCAGGACGGCATCCTCAAGAAGCGTGAAACCTATGAAATCATGGACCCCATGGAGGTGGGCTGGGGCCAGACCGAGTTGCCGCTGACCAAGCACAGCGGGCGGGCTGCGGTTTCTGCGCGGTTGAAGCACCTGGGCTTCAAGATGAGCGATGCCGACATCAACTCCCTTTTCCAGCGTTTCAAGGAAATCGGGGACCGCAAGAAATTTGTTTATGACGAGGATTTGATTGCGCTGGTGGAGGGCCATATAGCGGAGGTGCCGGAGACATGGTCCTTGGAATACCTGCACGTCACCACCGGCAATGCCACCATGCCCACGGCCACCGTGCGCCTGCGCAAGCCGGGCGCCAAAGGGAAGGTGGAGCAATTCCAGGATGCCGCCATTGGCGACGGTCCGGTGGACGCCGCCCTGAAGGCCATTGACCGCATCACCAAGACCGGCGGCACTTTGATGGATTACAACCTGCGGGCCGTTTCTCAAGGCAAGGACGCGGTGGGCGAGGTGACGGTGAAGGTGGACTTTGGCGATAAAAAGGTCATTACCGGCAAAGGCGCCAGCACGGACATCATCGAGGCCAGCGCGCGGGCTTATTTGAATGCCGTCAACCGTTTCTTGTGCCAGGACAGCCATCGCCAGCGCGAGAGCAGCCAGCCATGA
- the secG gene encoding preprotein translocase subunit SecG, with protein MLSLFLTLLTIVLFLDCLFLMLLILMQLPKKEAGLGQAFGSTATDALFGAGSGNVLTKATKYAAGAFFALAIILSILGPRTDESKMRLKRLRETTSSPAAPQAATPAPAPQTPAVPSGLTLLGTNTTPAAQPAATNAAPAKP; from the coding sequence ATGCTCTCGTTATTTTTAACTCTGCTGACCATCGTCCTGTTTCTGGACTGCCTGTTTTTGATGTTGCTCATCCTGATGCAACTGCCCAAGAAGGAGGCAGGTCTGGGGCAGGCCTTTGGCTCGACGGCCACCGACGCGCTTTTTGGCGCAGGCAGCGGCAATGTGTTGACCAAGGCCACCAAGTATGCGGCAGGCGCCTTTTTCGCGCTGGCCATCATTTTGAGCATCCTAGGGCCGCGCACCGATGAGTCCAAGATGCGCCTCAAGCGTTTGCGTGAAACCACCTCCAGCCCGGCGGCGCCGCAAGCCGCCACTCCGGCGCCTGCGCCGCAGACGCCGGCCGTGCCCTCCGGGCTGACTTTGTTGGGCACCAATACGACTCCGGCGGCGCAGCCTGCTGCTACCAACGCCGCGCCGGCCAAGCCGTAA
- the tpiA gene encoding triose-phosphate isomerase yields the protein MDKERKLIIAGNWKMNKTVAEALDLVNGLKRELSNVKEVDIVVCPPFTALSEVSKAILDSNIRLGAQNMSEHNVGAFTGEIAAVMLKEFSVRYVILGHSERRQYQKESDDLIARKALAAHAASLKPIICVGETLQEREAGLTEKVLETQVRGSLAGLSRDQMVETIIAYEPVWAIGTGKTATTEQAQQAHAFIRSLLARLYDEATARKVRIQYGGSVKPSNARELMSQPDVDGALVGGASLEVRSFSDIVKNSI from the coding sequence ATGGATAAAGAGCGCAAATTGATCATCGCCGGCAATTGGAAGATGAACAAAACCGTGGCCGAGGCATTGGATTTGGTCAACGGCCTGAAACGGGAACTGAGCAACGTCAAGGAAGTGGACATTGTGGTCTGCCCCCCCTTCACCGCGTTGAGCGAAGTCTCCAAGGCCATCCTGGACTCCAATATCCGCCTTGGCGCGCAGAACATGAGCGAACACAACGTGGGCGCTTTCACGGGGGAAATCGCCGCTGTCATGCTCAAGGAATTCAGCGTCCGGTACGTCATTCTCGGCCACAGCGAGCGCCGTCAGTATCAGAAGGAGTCCGACGACTTGATTGCGCGCAAGGCGTTGGCGGCCCATGCGGCCTCGCTCAAGCCGATTATTTGCGTGGGCGAGACCCTGCAGGAGCGTGAGGCGGGCTTGACGGAGAAGGTGCTGGAAACCCAGGTGCGCGGCAGCCTGGCCGGTCTTAGCCGTGATCAGATGGTGGAAACCATCATTGCCTACGAGCCGGTGTGGGCCATTGGCACGGGCAAAACCGCCACCACTGAACAGGCGCAACAAGCCCATGCCTTCATTCGCAGTCTTTTGGCCCGTCTGTACGACGAAGCCACCGCCCGCAAGGTGCGTATTCAATACGGCGGCAGCGTCAAACCCAGCAACGCCCGCGAACTGATGAGCCAGCCGGATGTGGACGGCGCGTTGGTGGGCGGGGCTTCTCTTGAAGTGCGGAGCTTCAGTGACATTGTGAAAAACTCCATCTAA